Proteins found in one Pseudochaenichthys georgianus chromosome 13, fPseGeo1.2, whole genome shotgun sequence genomic segment:
- the LOC117457743 gene encoding uncharacterized protein isoform X1 produces the protein MYVSIPWLSLERCLTRILQQYEPLASYFKSSDEKQPRFRRLLEAFSNPMTEVYLLFYQATLPVFSTFNLLLQREKSSIFLLHDEIRSFIRKLLSKFLKPAALQHQELHDILYKDPSNQLPGEKLVIGFTTRGTLNRLLDAGDITPQQVQRFQQAAVAFLVRAVEYAMKKLPMREPLIKHAMFLDVQQRVECGVEDALYFVHRFPELLPYNGPDERDKLGEEFLDYQSMDIAMPEDPATFDIENFWGNMASMKNKVTGMSRFGRLSRIAKLVLVLPHSNADAERVFSVVGLNKTKTRNSLALDGTLSSIMTVKMANLEPQCFKWEPPPSVIKASKSATNTYNMRHVM, from the exons atGTACGTTTCCATTCCATGGTTGAGCCTGGAGAGGTGTTTGACTCGTATCCTGCAGCAGTATGAGCCACTGGCCAGCTACTTCAAGTCATCAG ATGAGAAACAACCAAGGTTCAGGAGGCTGTTGGAAGCATTCTCTAACCCAATGACAGAGGTGTACCTGCTGTTCTATCAAGCAACGTTGCCAGTCTTCTCCACCTTCAAcctcctcctccagagagagaaGTCCTCCATCTTCCTTCTACATGATGAG ATACGGAGTTTCATCCGCAAGTTGCTTTCGAAGTTTCTGAAGCCCGCAGCACTGCAGCACCAGGAATTGCATGACATCCTCTATAAGGACCCATCAAACCAACTGCCAG GAGAAAAGCTGGTGATCGGCTTCACTACTCGAGGTACACTCAACAGGCTCCTTGATGCAGGAGACATTACACCGCAGCAAGTGCAGAGGTTCCAGCAGGCAGCAGTGGCGTTTCTGGTGAGGGCTGTGGAGTATGCCATGAAGAAACTCCCCATGAGAGAGCCCCTCATAAAACATGCCATGTTTCTGGATGTCCAGCAGAGGGTAGAGTGTGGAGTGGAAGACGCCTTGTACTTTGTCCACAG gtTTCCTGAACTTCTCCCATACAACGGACCTGATGAGCGTGACAAACTGGGTGAGGAGTTTCTGGACTACCAATCCATGGACATTGCCATGCccgaagacccagccacgttcgaCATAGAGAACTTTTGGGGGAACATGGCATCAATGAAGAATAAG GTGACCGGGATGAGCAGATTTGGGAGGCTCTCTCGTATTGCCAAGTTGGTGTTGGTACTTCCGCATTCAAATGCTGATGCTGAACGAGTGTTCTCTGTGGTGGGACTGAACAAAACCAAAACCCGAAACAGTTTGGCTCTTGATGGAACTCTGTCATCCATCATGACTGTGAAGATGGCAAACCTTGAGCCACAGTGTTTCAAATGGGAgccccctccctctgtcatCAAGGCATCAAAATCAGCCACAAACACCTACAACATGAGACATGTcatgtaa
- the LOC117457743 gene encoding uncharacterized protein isoform X2 has translation MTEVYLLFYQATLPVFSTFNLLLQREKSSIFLLHDEIRSFIRKLLSKFLKPAALQHQELHDILYKDPSNQLPGEKLVIGFTTRGTLNRLLDAGDITPQQVQRFQQAAVAFLVRAVEYAMKKLPMREPLIKHAMFLDVQQRVECGVEDALYFVHRFPELLPYNGPDERDKLGEEFLDYQSMDIAMPEDPATFDIENFWGNMASMKNKVTGMSRFGRLSRIAKLVLVLPHSNADAERVFSVVGLNKTKTRNSLALDGTLSSIMTVKMANLEPQCFKWEPPPSVIKASKSATNTYNMRHVM, from the exons ATGACAGAGGTGTACCTGCTGTTCTATCAAGCAACGTTGCCAGTCTTCTCCACCTTCAAcctcctcctccagagagagaaGTCCTCCATCTTCCTTCTACATGATGAG ATACGGAGTTTCATCCGCAAGTTGCTTTCGAAGTTTCTGAAGCCCGCAGCACTGCAGCACCAGGAATTGCATGACATCCTCTATAAGGACCCATCAAACCAACTGCCAG GAGAAAAGCTGGTGATCGGCTTCACTACTCGAGGTACACTCAACAGGCTCCTTGATGCAGGAGACATTACACCGCAGCAAGTGCAGAGGTTCCAGCAGGCAGCAGTGGCGTTTCTGGTGAGGGCTGTGGAGTATGCCATGAAGAAACTCCCCATGAGAGAGCCCCTCATAAAACATGCCATGTTTCTGGATGTCCAGCAGAGGGTAGAGTGTGGAGTGGAAGACGCCTTGTACTTTGTCCACAG gtTTCCTGAACTTCTCCCATACAACGGACCTGATGAGCGTGACAAACTGGGTGAGGAGTTTCTGGACTACCAATCCATGGACATTGCCATGCccgaagacccagccacgttcgaCATAGAGAACTTTTGGGGGAACATGGCATCAATGAAGAATAAG GTGACCGGGATGAGCAGATTTGGGAGGCTCTCTCGTATTGCCAAGTTGGTGTTGGTACTTCCGCATTCAAATGCTGATGCTGAACGAGTGTTCTCTGTGGTGGGACTGAACAAAACCAAAACCCGAAACAGTTTGGCTCTTGATGGAACTCTGTCATCCATCATGACTGTGAAGATGGCAAACCTTGAGCCACAGTGTTTCAAATGGGAgccccctccctctgtcatCAAGGCATCAAAATCAGCCACAAACACCTACAACATGAGACATGTcatgtaa